One genomic segment of Odocoileus virginianus isolate 20LAN1187 ecotype Illinois chromosome 17, Ovbor_1.2, whole genome shotgun sequence includes these proteins:
- the SOCS3 gene encoding suppressor of cytokine signaling 3, whose product MVTHSKFPAAGMSRPLDTSLRLKTFSSKSEYQLVVNAVRKLQESGFYWSTVTGGEANLLLSAEPAGTFLIRDSSDQRHFFTLSVKTQSGTKNLRIQCEGGSFSLQSDPRSTQPVPRFDCVLKLVHHYMPAAGAPSFSSPPAEPSSSPSSEVPEQPPAQPLPGSPPRRAYYIYSGGEKIPLVLSRPLSSNVATLQHLCRKTVNGHLDSYEKVTQLPGPIREFLDQYDAPL is encoded by the coding sequence ATGGTCACCCACAGCAAGTTTCCCGCCGCCGGGATGAGCCGCCCCCTGGACACCAGCCTGCGCCTCAAGACCTTCAGCTCCAAGAGCGAGTACCAGCTGGTGGTGAACGCAGTGCGCAAGCTGCAGGAGAGTGGCTTTTACTGGAGCACCGTGACGGGCGGCGAAGCGAACTTGCTGCTGAGCGCCGAGCCCGCGGGCACCTTCCTCATCCGCGACAGCTCGGACCAGCGCCACTTCTTCACCCTCAGCGTCAAGACCCAGTCGGGGACCAAGAACCTGCGCATCCAGTGCGAGGGGGGCAGCTTCTCTCTGCAGAGCGACCCCCGGAGCACGCAGCCCGTGCCCCGCTTCGACTGCGTGCTCAAACTGGTGCATCACTACATGCCCGCCGCCGGCGCCCCCTCGTTCTCCTCGCCCCCCGCTGAACCCTCCTCCTCGCCCTCCTCGGAGGTGCCTGAGCAGCCACCGGCCCAGCCGCTCCCCGGGAGCCCCCCCAGGAGAGCCTATTACATCTACTCGGGGGGCGAGAAGATCCCTCTGGTGTTGAGCCGTCCCCTCTCCTCCAACGTGGCCACTCTCCAACATCTCTGTCGGAAGACCGTCAATGGCCACCTGGACTCCTACGAGAAAGTCACCCAGCTGCCTGGGCCCATTCGGGAGTTCCTGGACCAGTACGATGCCCCGCTTTAg